In Deltaproteobacteria bacterium, a single genomic region encodes these proteins:
- a CDS encoding xanthine dehydrogenase family protein subunit M, with protein sequence MIPGAFDYHAPASLEEALSLLSANLDDAKVLAGGQSLLPLMKLRLAKPEVIIDIGGLPDLNFIREDGDHITIGALATYTDLAESELIQNRCPLLAQAAVVVGDVQVRNRGTVGGGLAHADPAEDLPAAILALDAEVKAVGPDGERWISAGEFFITMLTTSLMPEELLTEIRVPARDGYKSSYQKASRQAAGFAIVGVAACLKESADGTCEDIAIGVTGVGDIAYRAEKVEEALRGQKLDDGAIASAAALVTDGVDPIEDVNATPVYRAHLARVYVERTIQAARAG encoded by the coding sequence ATGATCCCCGGCGCGTTCGACTACCACGCACCCGCTTCCCTGGAGGAGGCCCTGTCGCTCTTGTCCGCCAACCTGGACGACGCCAAGGTCCTGGCCGGCGGCCAGAGTCTGTTGCCGCTCATGAAGCTCCGGCTCGCCAAGCCCGAGGTCATCATCGACATTGGCGGCCTGCCGGACCTGAACTTCATTCGCGAAGACGGCGACCACATCACCATCGGCGCTCTGGCCACCTACACCGACCTGGCCGAGTCCGAGCTGATCCAGAACCGCTGCCCGCTGCTGGCCCAGGCTGCCGTGGTGGTGGGCGACGTACAGGTACGGAACCGCGGCACCGTCGGCGGCGGACTGGCCCACGCCGACCCCGCCGAGGACCTGCCGGCCGCCATCCTGGCCCTGGACGCCGAGGTCAAGGCGGTCGGGCCCGACGGCGAGCGCTGGATCTCCGCCGGCGAGTTCTTCATCACCATGCTCACCACCAGCCTGATGCCCGAGGAGCTGCTTACCGAGATCCGCGTCCCCGCCCGGGACGGCTACAAGTCGTCCTACCAGAAGGCCTCCCGGCAGGCCGCCGGCTTCGCCATCGTGGGCGTGGCCGCATGTCTGAAGGAGTCCGCCGACGGCACCTGCGAGGACATCGCCATCGGCGTCACCGGCGTGGGCGATATCGCCTACCGCGCGGAGAAGGTGGAAGAGGCGCTACGCGGCCAGAAGCTCGACGACGGCGCCATCGCCAGCGCCGCCGCCCTGGTCACGGACGGCGTCGACCCCATCGAAGACGTCAACGCCACCCCCGTCTACCGCGCACACCTGGCGCGGGTGTACGTGGAGCGGACGATCCAGGCGGCACGGGCGGGGTGA